A part of Timaviella obliquedivisa GSE-PSE-MK23-08B genomic DNA contains:
- the sat gene encoding sulfate adenylyltransferase encodes MSQHPDNIAPHGGQLINRFASPTQQQEFLSKADHLPRVQLDERAFSDLVLIAIGGFSPLTGFMEQADYDRVVKEMHLANGLPWSIPITLSVTEEIAAPLQEGSLVRLDDLNGRFVGVLNLTQKYRYDKTQEAINVYRTDEEKHPGVKVVYSQGAVNLAGDVWLLQRDPHPLFPAYQIDPVASRSMFREKGWKTIVGFQTRNPIHRAHEYIQKCALETVDGLFLHPLVGATKEDDIPADVRMRCYEILLEHYYPSDRVILAINPAAMRYAGPREAIFHALVRKNYGCTHFIVGRDHAGVGDYYGTYDAQHIFNEFAPGELGIMPMMFEHAFYCKRTETMATTKTSPSTPEERVHLSGTKVREMLRRGELPPPEFSRPEVAAELARVMKGAE; translated from the coding sequence TTGAGTCAACACCCGGACAATATTGCTCCCCACGGTGGGCAACTGATCAATCGGTTCGCCAGCCCTACCCAACAGCAAGAGTTCCTCAGCAAAGCCGACCATCTCCCCAGGGTTCAGCTTGACGAGCGAGCTTTTTCAGATTTAGTCCTGATTGCGATCGGTGGATTTAGCCCTCTGACTGGGTTTATGGAACAGGCAGACTACGATCGCGTGGTCAAAGAGATGCACTTGGCGAACGGCTTGCCCTGGTCAATTCCGATCACGCTCTCAGTTACTGAAGAGATTGCTGCTCCCCTTCAAGAAGGCAGCTTAGTACGTTTAGATGACCTGAATGGACGATTTGTGGGTGTTCTAAATCTGACGCAGAAGTATCGCTACGATAAAACCCAAGAAGCCATCAACGTTTATCGCACCGATGAAGAAAAACATCCCGGTGTAAAAGTCGTTTATAGCCAGGGTGCAGTCAACTTAGCAGGTGATGTTTGGTTGCTCCAGCGCGATCCTCATCCGCTCTTCCCGGCTTACCAAATTGATCCTGTTGCGTCTCGATCAATGTTCCGCGAGAAAGGTTGGAAAACAATCGTCGGATTCCAGACCCGTAACCCAATTCATCGCGCCCACGAATATATTCAAAAGTGTGCCTTAGAAACCGTTGATGGTCTGTTTCTCCATCCCTTAGTTGGCGCAACGAAGGAAGACGATATTCCGGCTGATGTTCGGATGCGGTGCTATGAGATTTTGCTGGAGCATTACTATCCTAGCGATCGCGTCATTTTGGCAATTAACCCAGCCGCCATGCGCTACGCAGGACCCCGTGAAGCTATTTTCCATGCCCTTGTGCGGAAGAACTATGGGTGTACTCACTTCATTGTGGGGCGCGACCATGCAGGCGTAGGCGACTACTACGGCACCTACGATGCCCAGCACATCTTCAACGAGTTTGCCCCTGGTGAATTAGGCATCATGCCCATGATGTTTGAACACGCTTTCTACTGCAAGCGCACCGAAACCATGGCGACTACTAAAACTAGCCCTAGCACCCCCGAAGAACGGGTGCATCTATCGGGAACCAAGGTTCGAGAAATGCTGCGGCGTGGTGAATTGCCACCCCCAGAGTTTTCCCGTCCTGAAGTGGCGGCAGAATTGGCGCGGGTTATGAAAGGAGCCGAGTAG
- a CDS encoding undecaprenyl/decaprenyl-phosphate alpha-N-acetylglucosaminyl 1-phosphate transferase yields MPFQIFHLAAFLISAVVVLLTTPTVRKIGLKSGRFDPPGGRKVHKHPMVRLGGVSIFMGTLIALLFVWGTGGFGVLPPDKEYEIWGVTLGGLAFFLIGLADDLVSLSPQLRLLLQSIVAGFAWQAGVSIDFLSFPFQPAPVLLPLWVSFAVTIIWLVGMANAINWIDGLDGLAAGVSGIAAVIMLIVCLAMNQPAAGLVVAALAGGSLGFLRYNFNPAQIFMGDGGAYFMGFTLAGVGVIGLVKSVTTLAVLLPTLILAVPIFDMSAVIFERLRRGKSPFTADKSHLHHRLLKAGLSHRLAVLFIYTLTLWVGSLALAFSRIPNGVAFAIAATALLSYTGWHVHRHARP; encoded by the coding sequence ATGCCCTTTCAGATTTTTCACCTGGCTGCATTTCTGATATCCGCTGTAGTGGTTCTGTTAACCACTCCCACCGTCAGAAAAATTGGACTTAAGAGCGGACGCTTTGACCCTCCGGGTGGGCGTAAGGTGCATAAGCATCCGATGGTACGCCTAGGAGGGGTGTCTATTTTTATGGGCACGCTGATTGCCCTCCTGTTTGTTTGGGGGACGGGTGGGTTTGGCGTGTTGCCGCCTGATAAAGAGTATGAAATTTGGGGAGTAACCCTGGGTGGCTTGGCTTTTTTCTTGATTGGCTTAGCCGATGACTTGGTTAGCTTGTCGCCTCAACTGCGCTTGTTATTACAGTCGATCGTTGCAGGTTTTGCTTGGCAAGCAGGGGTAAGCATTGATTTTCTCTCCTTCCCATTTCAGCCCGCTCCAGTTTTGCTGCCGCTCTGGGTCAGCTTTGCTGTGACTATTATTTGGTTGGTGGGTATGGCAAATGCTATTAATTGGATTGATGGCTTAGATGGTTTAGCCGCAGGCGTTTCAGGGATTGCTGCGGTGATTATGCTAATCGTTTGTTTGGCGATGAATCAACCCGCTGCGGGTTTAGTAGTGGCTGCACTTGCAGGAGGCTCGTTGGGTTTTTTGCGCTACAACTTTAACCCGGCACAAATTTTTATGGGAGATGGGGGAGCCTATTTTATGGGCTTTACTTTGGCAGGCGTGGGAGTGATTGGGCTGGTTAAGAGCGTTACGACTCTGGCGGTTCTGTTACCTACCTTAATTTTAGCCGTTCCTATTTTTGATATGTCTGCCGTTATTTTTGAGCGATTGCGTCGGGGCAAATCGCCGTTTACGGCTGATAAAAGCCATCTTCATCATCGATTGTTGAAGGCAGGGCTTTCCCATCGGCTGGCGGTGCTGTTTATTTACACGCTTACCCTGTGGGTGGGTAGCTTGGCGCTGGCGTTTTCTCGAATTCCTAATGGGGTAGCATTTGCGATCGCTGCCACTGCTCTACTGAGCTATACGGGTTGGCACGTTCATCGGCACGCCCGTCCTTAA
- a CDS encoding DUF2862 domain-containing protein: protein MEIGQRVRVRRLRDRTSQEVIDHLGQYGVIKDYKVMDGNTVGRVVKFDDSFTTWFFEDELEPAA from the coding sequence ATGGAAATCGGACAAAGAGTGCGCGTGCGTCGGTTACGCGATCGGACTTCTCAAGAAGTTATTGATCATCTAGGGCAGTACGGCGTTATTAAAGATTACAAAGTAATGGATGGTAACACCGTCGGGCGAGTCGTGAAATTTGATGATAGTTTTACGACCTGGTTTTTTGAAGATGAATTAGAACCCGCAGCCTAA
- a CDS encoding FKBP-type peptidyl-prolyl cis-trans isomerase, whose protein sequence is MTQRGEAIAAGLSQTAPVAVEQSAAKPTLVAQANLLTQPEATPMSQADLSPEENVTTTDSGLKYVEIVEGTGATPQKGQTVSVHYTGTLENGTKFDSSRDRGQPFQFPLGAGRVIKGWDEGIASMKIGGQRQLIIPPDLGYGARGAGGVIPPNATLLFDVELLGAE, encoded by the coding sequence ATGACCCAGAGGGGAGAAGCGATCGCCGCTGGGCTTTCTCAAACTGCTCCAGTGGCAGTTGAACAGTCTGCTGCCAAGCCCACCTTAGTGGCTCAAGCTAATTTACTTACCCAACCTGAGGCAACTCCTATGTCCCAAGCCGATCTCAGCCCAGAAGAAAATGTAACTACAACTGATTCTGGTCTAAAGTACGTCGAAATTGTTGAAGGGACAGGCGCAACCCCTCAGAAAGGGCAAACCGTCTCAGTTCATTACACTGGCACACTAGAGAATGGCACCAAGTTTGATAGTTCGCGCGATCGCGGTCAGCCGTTTCAGTTTCCCTTAGGTGCAGGTCGCGTTATCAAAGGTTGGGATGAAGGCATTGCTTCAATGAAAATTGGTGGTCAACGCCAGTTGATCATTCCCCCAGACTTAGGCTACGGTGCGCGGGGTGCAGGTGGTGTTATTCCCCCCAACGCAACCCTGCTTTTTGATGTGGAATTGCTAGGAGCAGAATAG
- a CDS encoding TIGR03792 family protein, whose product MVIEWLKFTVLAELREQFVQKDAEIWTSVLAKYPGFLNKEVWISPDRLGEVIAVIRWQSLEQWQAIPTTVLDDTEARFLEAMGDTYKLVEVSKYQVRKFS is encoded by the coding sequence ATGGTCATTGAGTGGCTTAAGTTTACAGTCTTAGCTGAACTACGCGAACAATTCGTCCAAAAGGATGCTGAAATTTGGACTTCTGTTCTGGCTAAATATCCTGGATTTCTGAATAAAGAAGTTTGGATCAGCCCAGATCGCTTAGGCGAAGTAATTGCCGTGATTCGTTGGCAAAGCCTAGAACAATGGCAAGCAATTCCTACTACCGTATTAGATGACACCGAAGCTCGATTCCTAGAAGCGATGGGCGATACGTACAAGCTCGTCGAAGTCAGCAAATACCAGGTTCGTAAGTTCTCGTAA
- a CDS encoding competence/damage-inducible protein A, which produces MSAEIICIGTEMLLGEILNSNARYLAQQLAILGIPHYYQTVVGDNVPRIHQVLELACRRSQILIFTGGLGPTPDDLTTEAIAQFFNTPLIEKPEVLEDIRQKFARRGREMSPSNRKQALIPKGAILLPNPTGSAPGMIWQPRPDLTLLTFPGVPREMHVMWEQTAVPYLRSQGWGAETIYSRTLRFWGIPESTLAEKVDDFLALENPTVAPYAGNGEARLRISAKATTEAAALAAIDPIDQKIRDLIGDDCYGADEDTIASVTGNLLKASQQTVSVAESCTGGGLGHLLTATAGSSAYFWGGVISYDNQVKVNLLGVGAEVLEQQGAVSAEVACQMATGVRDRLNTTWGLSITGIAGPEGGTEAKPVGLVYIGVASKTGVESFRYLFGAFRDRDFIRYLSACTAIDLLRRKLLAG; this is translated from the coding sequence ATGAGTGCTGAAATTATTTGCATCGGCACTGAGATGCTGTTGGGAGAAATTCTTAACTCGAATGCTCGGTACTTGGCACAGCAGTTGGCGATTCTAGGGATTCCTCACTACTATCAAACCGTGGTGGGCGATAATGTTCCTCGCATTCATCAGGTGTTGGAGTTAGCTTGTAGGCGATCGCAAATCTTGATCTTTACAGGCGGGTTAGGGCCCACTCCTGACGATTTGACAACAGAGGCGATCGCTCAGTTTTTCAACACGCCCCTCATTGAAAAGCCCGAAGTCCTGGAAGACATTCGCCAAAAATTTGCGCGGCGCGGACGAGAAATGTCTCCTAGCAACCGCAAGCAAGCATTAATTCCTAAAGGCGCAATCCTCTTGCCTAACCCAACAGGCAGCGCTCCTGGCATGATTTGGCAGCCCCGTCCCGATCTGACTCTTTTAACATTTCCAGGCGTACCTAGGGAAATGCACGTTATGTGGGAGCAGACTGCCGTCCCTTATTTGCGAAGTCAAGGGTGGGGTGCAGAGACGATCTATAGCCGCACCTTGCGGTTTTGGGGCATTCCTGAATCGACGTTGGCAGAAAAGGTTGATGATTTCTTAGCTTTGGAAAATCCGACAGTGGCTCCCTATGCTGGAAACGGTGAGGCTCGTCTGCGCATTTCGGCTAAAGCGACTACCGAAGCAGCGGCGCTAGCTGCCATCGATCCCATCGACCAGAAAATTCGTGACCTGATTGGAGACGACTGCTATGGAGCCGATGAGGATACGATCGCCTCGGTGACAGGCAATTTACTTAAGGCATCTCAACAAACGGTGTCGGTTGCCGAATCTTGTACGGGCGGCGGATTAGGGCATTTGTTGACCGCGACTGCGGGGAGTTCGGCTTATTTCTGGGGCGGCGTGATTTCCTATGACAATCAGGTCAAGGTAAACCTGTTAGGCGTAGGCGCGGAAGTATTGGAGCAGCAAGGAGCCGTTAGCGCTGAAGTGGCTTGTCAAATGGCAACTGGCGTACGCGATCGCCTTAACACAACGTGGGGGTTGAGCATTACTGGCATTGCGGGTCCGGAAGGTGGAACGGAGGCAAAACCTGTAGGATTGGTCTACATTGGCGTAGCTTCTAAGACGGGAGTAGAGAGCTTTCGGTACTTGTTTGGCGCTTTCCGCGATCGTGATTTTATCCGCTATCTCAGCGCTTGTACGGCGATCGATTTGCTGCGCCGGAAACTGCTGGCTGGTTAA
- a CDS encoding cation-translocating P-type ATPase → MSIDHLIWHEMAPDEAVRELQSDRQTGLRSAQVTERRQQYGLNELQESGGRNAWMILVDQFKNIMLVMLIAVALINGGLNLMDLLQGNLKPGEIPFKDTIAILAIVILNGVLGYVQESRAEKALAALKNMSSPQVRVLRDGKMQEVGSKELVPGDLMLMEAGVQMSADGRLLDAVNLQVRESALTGEAQAVTKRVEGELAADTALGDRVNMVFQGTEVVQGRGMVLVTHTGMSTELGKIATLLQSVETEATPLQKRMDQLSNTLVTGALILVAIVIIGGLLVSGWGSFKDLVEVSLSMAVAVVPEGLPAVITVTLALGTQRMVKRQALIRKLPAVETLGSVTTICSDKTGTLTQNKMVVQSMHTTEEAFRLTGHGYVPEGQFYRWGEDNQKAIALQNESDLQLLLLACTLCNDAVLQKENGEWAILGDPTEGALLVASGKAGVWAHQTSNTLPRVAEFPFSSERKRMSVIVQDEKAGVYVLVCKGSPELVLERCHQFYAGGVKSLTRQHQTEILERNDQLAAKGLRVLGFAYKLLSEIPAAGTDESTEQGMTWLGLVDMLDAPRPEVRDAVARCRSAGIRPVMITGDHQLTARAIAAQLGIAGANDEVLIGQQLEKLSQSELQDQVERVSIYARVAPEHKLRIVQALQTQGEIVAMTGDGVNDAPALKQSAIGIAMGITGTDVSKEASDMVLQDDNFATIVSAVEEGRVVYTNIRRFIKYILGSNIGEVLTIAAAPILLATGGLPLTPLQILWMNLVTDGLPALALAVEPAEPNVMDRPPHSPTESIFSRGLGFYMIRVGVVLAVVTIALMLWSYQYTQTTGGDPERWKTMVFTTLCLSQMGHALAVRSNSRLTIELNPFSNPFLLLAVGVTSLLQLLLIYVEPLRVFFGTHYLSLTELMICIGTSTLVFIWVELEKLVTRYWGKKKRR, encoded by the coding sequence ATGAGTATCGATCATTTGATTTGGCATGAAATGGCTCCTGACGAAGCGGTGAGAGAGCTACAAAGCGATCGCCAGACAGGTCTGCGATCTGCCCAAGTCACCGAACGGCGGCAGCAATATGGATTGAACGAACTTCAGGAGTCGGGGGGAAGAAACGCCTGGATGATTCTGGTGGATCAGTTCAAGAACATTATGTTGGTCATGCTGATCGCCGTAGCTTTGATCAACGGTGGTCTGAATTTAATGGATTTGTTGCAGGGCAACTTGAAGCCTGGAGAAATTCCCTTTAAAGATACGATCGCAATTCTGGCGATCGTTATTTTGAACGGAGTCCTTGGTTACGTTCAAGAGAGCCGGGCAGAAAAGGCTTTAGCAGCACTTAAAAATATGTCTTCGCCCCAGGTACGGGTGCTACGCGACGGCAAGATGCAAGAGGTGGGTTCTAAGGAACTGGTGCCTGGAGACTTGATGTTGATGGAAGCGGGTGTCCAAATGTCGGCAGATGGTCGATTGCTAGATGCCGTCAACCTTCAGGTGCGGGAGTCGGCGCTGACCGGTGAGGCGCAAGCGGTGACCAAGCGGGTAGAGGGAGAACTGGCGGCTGATACGGCGTTGGGCGATCGCGTCAACATGGTATTTCAGGGAACTGAGGTCGTGCAAGGGCGAGGCATGGTGTTAGTCACCCATACTGGAATGAGTACAGAACTAGGAAAAATTGCGACGCTGCTTCAGTCAGTTGAGACAGAGGCAACGCCTTTGCAGAAACGCATGGATCAGCTGAGTAATACGTTGGTGACAGGCGCGCTAATTTTAGTGGCGATCGTGATTATCGGCGGCTTACTCGTATCGGGCTGGGGCAGCTTTAAAGACCTAGTAGAGGTGTCTTTAAGCATGGCAGTAGCGGTTGTTCCAGAGGGGCTACCAGCCGTCATCACGGTGACTCTGGCACTGGGCACGCAGCGAATGGTCAAACGACAAGCGCTGATTCGGAAACTCCCCGCAGTAGAAACCCTGGGTTCGGTAACCACGATTTGTTCAGATAAAACGGGAACTTTAACCCAGAATAAAATGGTGGTGCAGTCGATGCACACTACAGAAGAGGCGTTTCGGTTAACAGGGCATGGATACGTGCCTGAGGGACAATTTTATCGGTGGGGAGAAGATAACCAGAAGGCGATCGCACTTCAAAACGAGTCTGATCTTCAGTTGCTTCTACTTGCTTGTACGCTTTGTAATGATGCAGTCTTACAAAAAGAGAATGGTGAATGGGCAATTCTAGGCGACCCAACCGAAGGGGCTTTGTTAGTAGCATCTGGAAAGGCTGGAGTTTGGGCACACCAGACCTCCAATACACTGCCGCGCGTTGCAGAATTTCCTTTTTCTTCTGAGCGAAAGCGCATGAGTGTGATTGTGCAAGATGAGAAAGCTGGAGTCTACGTCTTAGTTTGTAAAGGTTCGCCTGAACTGGTTTTAGAGCGCTGTCATCAGTTCTATGCAGGCGGTGTTAAGTCGCTTACCCGGCAGCACCAAACCGAGATTTTGGAAAGAAATGATCAACTAGCGGCAAAAGGGCTACGGGTGTTAGGGTTTGCCTACAAGTTACTCAGCGAAATTCCAGCAGCAGGAACCGATGAGAGCACAGAGCAAGGAATGACTTGGCTAGGGCTGGTGGATATGCTTGATGCCCCTCGACCAGAGGTACGGGATGCCGTGGCTCGGTGTCGATCGGCGGGAATTCGTCCGGTGATGATCACGGGTGATCATCAACTAACAGCACGAGCGATCGCGGCACAACTGGGCATTGCAGGTGCCAACGATGAAGTGCTGATTGGACAACAACTCGAAAAATTAAGCCAATCAGAACTCCAAGACCAAGTTGAGCGCGTTAGCATTTATGCCCGAGTTGCCCCAGAGCATAAACTTCGCATTGTCCAAGCCTTGCAAACCCAAGGAGAGATTGTGGCAATGACCGGAGATGGGGTTAACGATGCGCCTGCGCTGAAGCAGTCGGCAATTGGAATTGCCATGGGGATCACAGGCACAGATGTGAGCAAAGAAGCCAGCGACATGGTGCTGCAAGATGACAACTTCGCCACCATTGTTTCGGCAGTCGAGGAAGGGCGAGTCGTTTATACTAACATTCGTCGCTTTATTAAATATATTTTGGGGTCAAATATTGGCGAAGTGTTGACCATTGCCGCTGCCCCAATTCTTTTGGCAACTGGCGGTTTGCCCTTAACACCGCTGCAAATTTTGTGGATGAACCTGGTTACTGATGGATTGCCCGCACTGGCACTGGCAGTTGAACCTGCGGAACCTAACGTGATGGATCGTCCACCCCACAGCCCAACAGAGAGTATTTTCTCACGGGGTTTAGGGTTTTACATGATCCGAGTTGGCGTAGTCCTGGCAGTCGTAACGATCGCCCTCATGCTTTGGTCATATCAATACACCCAGACTACAGGTGGCGATCCTGAGCGCTGGAAAACCATGGTATTTACCACGCTTTGCCTCTCGCAAATGGGTCATGCCCTAGCTGTTCGATCAAACAGTCGGTTAACGATCGAGCTAAATCCCTTTTCAAATCCCTTTCTTTTGTTGGCAGTTGGCGTGACCAGCCTTTTGCAACTCTTGCTAATCTATGTAGAACCATTACGGGTTTTCTTTGGAACCCATTATTTGAGCTTGACAGAGCTAATGATCTGTATCGGCACCAGCACATTGGTGTTTATTTGGGTAGAACTGGAAAAGCTGGTGACCCGCTACTGGGGTAAGAAGAAAAGACGCTAG
- the mnmA gene encoding tRNA 2-thiouridine(34) synthase MnmA: MNKVVVGLSGGVDSSVAAATLHRQGYEVVGLTLWLMKGKGQCCSDGMVDAARLCEELAIPHHVVDSREVFQKYIVDYLVKGYGAGITPLPCSQCNKTVKFTPMLHYARQELGIEQIATGHYARVNYDPESDRHQLLRAIDRTKDQSYFLYDLNQDVLANVVFPLGEQTKVETRQMATEFGLHTAEKPESQDLCLIEAHGSMQIFLDKYLAPKTGDIIDPAGIVLGQHEGIHHYTIGQRKGIGIAAAHPLYVIGIDAAKNQVIVGDRHHAQNPDCTVKQINWVSMSEPTAPIHAEVQIRYRSPAVGATIVPLEGDRAKVVFDEPQFSVTPGQAAVWYNGDILLGGGVIE; the protein is encoded by the coding sequence ATGAACAAGGTTGTTGTTGGTCTTTCAGGCGGGGTCGATAGCTCGGTGGCAGCGGCAACGCTCCATCGTCAGGGCTATGAAGTGGTGGGGCTAACCCTTTGGCTGATGAAGGGCAAAGGGCAATGCTGCTCTGATGGCATGGTTGATGCTGCTCGCCTCTGCGAAGAACTAGCAATTCCCCATCATGTCGTTGACAGCCGCGAGGTATTTCAAAAATATATCGTCGATTATTTGGTTAAAGGCTACGGGGCAGGCATTACGCCGCTGCCTTGTTCGCAGTGCAACAAAACCGTCAAATTTACGCCCATGCTTCACTACGCTCGTCAAGAGCTAGGCATTGAGCAAATCGCCACAGGGCACTATGCGCGAGTGAACTACGACCCAGAAAGCGATCGCCACCAATTGCTTCGGGCGATCGATCGCACCAAAGACCAATCCTACTTTCTCTACGACCTCAATCAAGACGTGTTAGCGAACGTCGTTTTTCCTTTAGGCGAACAAACCAAAGTCGAAACGCGCCAAATGGCAACGGAGTTTGGGTTGCACACTGCCGAAAAACCTGAAAGCCAAGACTTATGCCTAATCGAAGCCCACGGCTCCATGCAAATTTTTTTAGATAAATACCTGGCTCCTAAAACCGGAGACATCATCGACCCGGCTGGAATCGTTCTGGGACAGCATGAGGGCATTCACCATTACACCATTGGGCAACGCAAAGGCATTGGCATTGCCGCCGCCCATCCGCTGTATGTAATTGGTATTGATGCAGCTAAAAATCAGGTCATTGTAGGCGATCGCCACCACGCGCAAAACCCCGATTGCACCGTTAAGCAAATTAACTGGGTGTCGATGTCAGAACCAACCGCGCCCATTCATGCCGAAGTCCAAATCCGCTACCGATCGCCGGCTGTTGGGGCAACGATTGTACCGTTAGAGGGCGATCGGGCAAAAGTTGTGTTTGATGAACCCCAATTCAGCGTTACTCCAGGACAAGCAGCCGTTTGGTACAACGGCGATATTTTGCTGGGTGGCGGCGTTATTGAATAA
- a CDS encoding zinc ribbon domain-containing protein: MPTCPRCHHLVDAQAIACPICRTALKAHGHPGIPLYRATSAEPLCNTCIYHADDTCNFPQRPNAQECTLYLNPQMQQITKPVKRQPSLALWVKRNAGWLILLGLFALVMLNVLRMN; encoded by the coding sequence ATGCCCACTTGTCCTCGCTGCCACCATCTCGTCGATGCTCAGGCGATCGCCTGTCCCATTTGTCGCACAGCACTCAAAGCCCACGGTCATCCCGGCATTCCTCTTTACCGGGCTACCAGCGCGGAACCTCTCTGCAATACCTGCATCTACCATGCTGACGATACCTGCAACTTTCCACAGCGCCCTAACGCCCAAGAATGCACGCTTTACCTCAATCCTCAAATGCAGCAGATTACTAAGCCTGTCAAACGCCAGCCTTCTTTGGCACTATGGGTTAAGCGCAATGCTGGATGGTTAATTCTACTAGGGCTATTTGCCCTTGTGATGCTAAATGTTCTACGGATGAATTGA
- a CDS encoding DUF1272 domain-containing protein, with product MLEIRPTCEHCNRALSLDSVEARICTYECTFCATCVDTVLGNDIGLNF from the coding sequence ATGCTCGAGATCAGACCAACCTGTGAGCATTGCAACAGAGCGTTGTCGCTGGACTCGGTTGAGGCACGGATCTGTACTTATGAATGCACCTTTTGCGCTACCTGTGTGGATACCGTTTTGGGCAATGATATTGGTCTGAATTTCTGA
- the hisF gene encoding imidazole glycerol phosphate synthase subunit HisF, which yields MLAKRILPCLDVKAGRVVKGINFVNLRDAGDPVELAQLYNQAGADELVFLDITATHEDRGVIYDVVQRTAEQVFIPLTVGGGIQSLETIKKLLRAGADKISINSAAVKDPDLINQASDRFGNSCIVIAIDARRRTDPNNTDPNNTDLENPGWDVYVRGGRENTGIDAIAWAKEVAERGAGELLITSMDADGTQAGYDLALTRIIAEQVQIPVIASGGAGNCEHIYDALTEGRAEAALLASLLHYGHLTVAEIKQHLAVHQVLVRQ from the coding sequence ATGCTGGCAAAACGAATCTTGCCCTGTCTAGATGTCAAAGCTGGACGGGTGGTGAAAGGAATTAACTTTGTTAATCTGCGAGATGCGGGTGATCCGGTGGAACTAGCGCAACTCTATAACCAGGCAGGAGCAGACGAGCTAGTGTTTTTAGATATCACTGCCACCCACGAAGACCGAGGCGTAATCTATGACGTGGTTCAACGGACTGCCGAGCAAGTTTTTATTCCGCTAACAGTGGGTGGAGGGATTCAATCCTTAGAGACTATTAAAAAATTGTTACGAGCTGGAGCAGACAAGATTAGTATCAATTCTGCTGCGGTTAAAGACCCAGACTTGATTAACCAGGCAAGCGATCGCTTTGGCAACTCATGTATTGTCATTGCTATTGATGCCCGCCGTCGCACTGATCCTAATAATACAGACCCTAATAATACTGATCTTGAGAATCCTGGCTGGGACGTATATGTCCGGGGTGGACGCGAAAATACAGGCATAGATGCGATCGCATGGGCAAAAGAAGTGGCAGAGCGGGGTGCAGGTGAACTCCTTATCACTAGTATGGACGCTGATGGAACTCAGGCAGGCTACGACTTGGCACTGACTCGCATCATTGCCGAACAAGTCCAAATTCCTGTGATTGCCTCTGGCGGAGCGGGCAACTGCGAACACATCTACGATGCCCTGACTGAGGGCAGAGCCGAAGCTGCCCTGCTTGCGTCGCTGCTGCACTATGGGCATTTAACGGTAGCTGAAATCAAGCAACACTTGGCAGTCCATCAAGTCTTAGTTCGTCAATGA
- a CDS encoding phasin family protein, with translation MDNNNLLNQLLMFGIGTTSMVAEKLRDATDQLVKDGKLDPEQAAKLANDLMQQVKSEQGNWEAQMQRQVRNIMQDLGVPRQNEMDELRGRLDRLERQVRDLENKLWR, from the coding sequence ATGGACAACAATAATTTACTCAATCAGCTTCTTATGTTTGGCATTGGCACCACCTCAATGGTGGCAGAAAAACTGCGTGATGCGACTGATCAGTTAGTCAAAGATGGCAAGCTTGATCCTGAGCAAGCGGCTAAGTTAGCCAATGATTTAATGCAGCAGGTGAAGTCTGAGCAGGGTAATTGGGAAGCCCAGATGCAGCGCCAAGTTCGCAACATTATGCAAGACTTGGGCGTGCCTCGGCAGAACGAAATGGATGAGCTACGGGGGCGGTTGGATCGCTTAGAGCGACAGGTTAGGGATTTAGAAAATAAGCTTTGGCGGTAG